DNA sequence from the Fuscovulum ytuae genome:
CCATGCGCACCCTGATGTTCTGTGCCGTCAACCCGGAGCGGATCGTCCGCAAGCACGAAGTGGCCGAAGCCTGCGCCGCATCCGAAAACCACCTCGCGCAGGTGATCCATCTCTTGGCGCAGAAAGGTTTCCTGCGCACGATCCGTGGCAGATCGGGCGGCCTGATGCTGGGCCGCGCCGCCGACAAGATCACCGTGGGCGAGGTTTTTCGCGATTTCGAGGCCGTTCTGCCCTTCACCGAATGTTTCGCAGGCCATGAAAACAACTGCCCCCTCGCCGGGGCTTGCCGCTTGAAATGTGTGCTGGCCGACGCGCTCAAGGCCTTCTACGCCGAACTCGACCGCGTCACCGTGGCCGATCTCGTGGCAGGCAATGACGACCTGCAAGCCCTGCTTCACGTCGCCTAACCTGACCGAGGGTCGAAAAGCGGGGGCCGAAAAATTTTCCCGAAAATTTTTCCCCCCCGGCGCCTTCCAGGCGCCGCGAAAATTTTTCGTACGAAAAATTTTCCGCCCTTTGCCAGCCGAAAATTTTTCGCGGAAAAATTTTCGGCTTCGCTCACGCTCCCCAGGTCCGGCGCAGCACCGAAAGCCAGTTGCCCCAAGCAAGCTTGCCGATCAGCGCCTCGTCATAGCCATGCGCCCGCAGCGCCGCGATCAGGCGCGGCAGGCCCGCCGCGTCGGTGATCCCATCGGGCACGGTCGCCCCGTCGAAATCCGACCCGAAGCCCACATGATCCTCGCCCAGCCGCGCGATCAGATGGTCCAGATGGCGCAGCACTGCTTCCCATCCCATCGCCGGGTCACGCCGCCCATCGGGCCGCAGAAAGACAGTGGCAAAGTTCAGCCCCACCATCCCCCCGCTGTCGCGGATCATGTCCAACTGCCGATCCGTCAGATTGCGCGACGAGGGCGTGATGGCATGGGCATTGGAATGGGTGGCGACCAGCGGCGCATCCGACAGCCGCGCCACATCGTCAAAACCCTTTTCGTTCAGATGGCTCAGATCGATCAGGATGCCCAAACCGTTGCATTCCTTCACCAGCCGCTTGCCCGCATCGGTCAAGCCCGGCCCAGTATCGGGCGAAGAGGGAAAGGCGAAGGGGACGCCATGGCCAAAGGCGGTTGGCCTGCTCCATACCGGGCCAAGCGACCGCAGCCCCATCGCATGAAAGGCATAGAGCGCGTCGCAGCCCGGATCGATGGCCTCGGCCCCTTCCATATGCATCACGCCCGCGATCGCGCCCGCCGCCCGCGCCGCCTCGATCTCTGCTGCTGTGCGACACAGCCGGAACGCCCCCTCCGACGCCCGCTCCATCCACATCAGCTGCGCCGCAAGATCCAAAGCCACCGCCTGACTGTCGCGCAGGGGAAGCGCCGCAGGCAAAGGCAGCGCATAGGGCGGACGGTCCATCAAGGCCTCCACCCCCAGATCGTCCTCCTCCATGGGCGACGGGATATAAATCGCGAACATCCCCCCCGCAAAACCACCCGCCTTCATACGCGGCAGATCAAGATGCCCCTTCCCCTCGCCCAATAGCCAGATCGCCTCGCGCGCTTCGGGTTGCATCAGGATGCGGTAAAGGATGTCGTTATGGCCGTCGAAAACGGCAATCGGGTCGGTCATGGCGGGCTCCCTTCAACGCGGCCAGATTGGCACGCCGCGCAGACGGCTTGAA
Encoded proteins:
- a CDS encoding RrF2 family transcriptional regulator, yielding MRLTTRTNLAMRTLMFCAVNPERIVRKHEVAEACAASENHLAQVIHLLAQKGFLRTIRGRSGGLMLGRAADKITVGEVFRDFEAVLPFTECFAGHENNCPLAGACRLKCVLADALKAFYAELDRVTVADLVAGNDDLQALLHVA
- a CDS encoding dipeptidase, whose translation is MTDPIAVFDGHNDILYRILMQPEAREAIWLLGEGKGHLDLPRMKAGGFAGGMFAIYIPSPMEEDDLGVEALMDRPPYALPLPAALPLRDSQAVALDLAAQLMWMERASEGAFRLCRTAAEIEAARAAGAIAGVMHMEGAEAIDPGCDALYAFHAMGLRSLGPVWSRPTAFGHGVPFAFPSSPDTGPGLTDAGKRLVKECNGLGILIDLSHLNEKGFDDVARLSDAPLVATHSNAHAITPSSRNLTDRQLDMIRDSGGMVGLNFATVFLRPDGRRDPAMGWEAVLRHLDHLIARLGEDHVGFGSDFDGATVPDGITDAAGLPRLIAALRAHGYDEALIGKLAWGNWLSVLRRTWGA